The DNA window aataaaaaattataataaccaATTAAAGTGATTTTATTTAATCTTGAActaatttatacataaaaataattaattttataataaattaataatttataattatttgcaactgtattttatatattataaaaatattatgctaattttaatattatatttcattatattttagaaacattattataatattttttagactaaaatatactaataataGGTTTAAGGGATAAattgaactttatttttaacaatgAAGCCTCTTATAACAATTATAAgatctaattgataaaaattgacaatttaaagGGGTCaattgttaataaaaaaattaattttagtgttAATCACAACGTACAAATTTTAAGGAGCAAATAGATATTTAAAGAAATGTACTCGCACATTATTGGAGTTGAACTACATGAGCTGAATTAGCTCTAAAAATGGgacaaattgataaaaaggaaaaGACAAATTTAGAACAAAATTGATTATaaactcaaaatatatattaattgaccATCGCTTGCAAGTTGAGGTCCTAAATTGCATCTTAaacaatttttctttataaaatgaCTTCCAAGCAGCTTTGCAaaatatcatacttgtttgagAAGTAAAATACAAGCTAAAGAAAATTCTTATTATATTTGAATGAGAAAAACATCTTAGGAAACTAACAAATGAAATAGCACAACATAATTGAGTGGTGATGATCAATCAATAATACCAACAAACGGTACGAGTCACATATCAAATTATGCATTCCAAGTATTGTATACTACATAGTACATACCACCTTCAAATAACTTGGGCTAGTTGTTTAGCCATAGCCGCTCCAAATGAAGAaacttcaaaaagaaaaatccaAATTAGAAAGGCCATCTTTATTTGATGGCGGAAAAGGTCGAATTATACTATTCtctactaattaaaattaataataaccaTACCATATGGATTATATAATATTACATCATATAAGATTATGAACTATTTATTTATAGCGCGTGAAAACGCTTACGTTTATGAGCTATTTATCTATAGCGCGTGACAGTCGACACGTCCCATTACTATACGCAGGGGCGGCCATGAGCATGAGCTCCAGCCTGATAAAGAATAAGGTGATGAATAGCCGAGGCAAACAACTCCCTCAACTCAGGATACTGAGCTATCACAGGACGAGCCGCGCCTTCAAGAACATTCAAAGCCCTTGCTTCTTCAAGAGCCTTACTATTACCTACATTCAGTGACAGATAACACAACAGAACCAAACCCTGCATTTTCGCAGGATCGCCGCCGTTTCTTATCAGTTTTATCAAACAAGGGACCCCATTAAACTCTATAATCGCCTTCGAATGTTGACCGCAATTGAAATTCTCCGGACACACAAATTTCCCCAAGGCTATAGCTGATTCAGTTGCCACTTCCACATTTCTATTACCAAGCTGATCAACTAAAGAACTGACAATCCGCGTCTCCTTAGCCGGAAAAGTTCGAGCTAAGCACCCAATTGACCTTATAGCAGGAATCTGCAAAACTGGATCATTTACTTCTTCTTGAATCACTCTCAAAAGCTGATCTAAAATCGCCATAGCAGGTGGCCAATTCGTCTTAAAAGCTGCACGTCGGAGATCCGCATTAGTCTCCGCTACGGCAGTGATCTCCATTACAGTCATTAAACAGTTCAACTGAAGATCCCCTGTTTCTTTCTCTATAATCTTGGCTAGACAAAGTAAACCTTTCGTCTCCGTAATTTTCTTGCTGTTCGAAATACTTCCTTTCGACAGCTTCCATAATGCTAATGCACAACTAACCTTAAGCTTAAACTCAACCTCTGGTGATACCATTTCCCCGTCTTTCTTGTGCTGGGCATTTTTTTTACTACTACTAGTATCTAAATAACAATTCAACGAAGTAACCCGATTCATTCGAGTTTTCTTGTAATCTAGCTCATTTTTCATCTGAACAAGCGAATGAATGCTAGTTTTAGCAGGCTGATTATTACTACTACTATTACTGCTATTCAAATCTAAATCTAAATCAGTAGATAATAACAATACCAATGGCCGAGTTACATTCTGCGTAACGAACTCTTCTTGCGCATACGTATCCAATTCCACCATCCTGGCAATCAAATCCGCAACCTTAATCTGAACTTTCGTAACAGAATCGCCTAAAACCTTGACGATTATCGGTACTCCAAGAAACTCCGTAATCAAACGAACTCTTTGTTGATTTGTTGCAATACTAAAAAGAGCATTCACAGCAGCAATTTGAGCATTCGGAGAGTAAGAATAGCCATCTTTAAGCAATTTCAACAACGGCAAAATCCCGAATTCTTCAACGATCAGTTTCCTGTTTCGATCACTATCATTAGCTAAAGAAGCAAGTCCGTTAGCAGCATCAACCCGATCTTTAATCTGACCCATTTGTATAGTTGAAATGTAACTCCAAACCCAAGCAAGAATCGGGTCGTCATTCGCAATCGGAGGGAGTGAAAGCGAAGCACTACCGGTACACTCAAAGATAGACAGAAGCCATTTCATGTCAGCAATGGAAGATTCAAGAAGGTTCGAAACTTTACGAAAATCAGTAACGGAAGTGATGGAGAAAACCTGACGAAGAACGCCGGTGTGCTTACATTTTCGGACGAGGGTGAGTGCGCGGTCGAGGTTCTTGGTTATGTCGGAGGAGATACGGCGGAGAGGGCGGTCGTAGAGGGAGGGTGTGGAAGCGTAGAGGCGGACGGAAGAACGTAGAAGCTGAGAGAGACGGTCGACTTGTTTTGATATGTCGGAGCAGTCTTGTTTTGAGGATTCGGCTTCTTGGGCGGATTTGATGACTCGATCAGCTAGTAGAATTGGTAAGGCTAGCTCTTCTTGCAGAGTTTTTTCTTCTTCCGACCGGAGAGTTAGAGTTGCAGAAGCAGTAGACATTACTAAGTTGAAGataagataaaattttgctatttttttctGTTAAGACAGTTGGGAGTTTGAGGAAATTTTCTATTATTATATGGTAGATTGATGTTGGTGATGGGTTTGAGGAATTGTACTTGTACCAGCAtaagaatcaaaagaaaaagaacgcaAGAATTTTCCTGCTTGTGAAGTCTTTTGGAACTCGAAGGACAAGAAAAGTGACGAGCCAATGATTCTACGTGGATGCTATTGATTAGTACATGGTCCAATCACGTAGCTGAGCCACAGGATGACAGACATACCCTGAGGGGCGCCTCTGTAGAAAGGGGCCTACCGTCTCtctaatttttccttttttctatGACTCAGTTTTGCAGAATTTATTGAGACCAGtttataaattagaaatatctttcaaattttaaaaatttaattttcttaaacaTCTAAATATTTAACTGCGTAAGATTAAAATAccagatttttttaattttgacatttaaattgctaaaagaaagaaaaggtcAAGCAGctttattttcaaaacataacTTTACTATAAAAGCATAACTTTATTCTTCACAGGAACGTGAAGGCaatcaaatcaatcaacaaataCCCAAATCAAACTTAAATGCTgacccaaaaaaaattaaaccgatACATTTTTTACTACAAAGACAAACAGAAccgaaattaaaaataactaaattcaACAAATAAATATCCAAAATAACTTAATTATCTAAACGGCACCAATTCAGTAGAGAGAGTTATTCTGGTAAAAGTTCaactaacaaaaaaaacaaagacgTTCAAAGTGTACAAACGAAAAACAGTTGAACGTTATCTGATCCTCTGTCATGGATCAAATAGAGAGATTTTATGCGGACTGTGGAAATGAGCTTTAAGATTATGAGCTTCAGAGCTTTGCCAGCAAACTGTTTGAAAGAGGCTTAGCTACTCCATTTTCTTTGACATCGGTGTCTTTGGTATCTAATTCGCATACGCTTGGTGGAACGTCCACAGCAGGAGAGCAGTTGAAAAACCCATGCGGCtgcatttacaaacatcacaaaattcaaattattactAAACCATGCGGCTGCATTTGTAATTTggaattataaaataaactgaACTAATTTCAAGAAACCACGACAACTACTTGTGTTGCTGCTCTGATGCTAACCGTGTAAGACCTTTAAGAgcacaaaattaaaaagatagatGATGGACGAAATAAATACCATGAGCATAAAACCAATGCGCTCTACTGGCATTACTGGCCAGTCTTCCAACCGAGGAACATGCGTGATTCCAAATACATACCTGCAACAGAGATTCAGAAATGATGTGATGAGGATTTTGACAAAGCTTATGATGTAACTGATACAGCAACATAAATAAGACATCAAGCAATAGAAATAGAGGAACTCCTTAtctccaaattaataggaaAGAATAAGTGgcaaaagattataaaataccACTCCCATTTCATTACGAGGGAAAGATTACTGCATTGGAACAAGCAGCTTAAAATCGAAGTCTTCAATTGCGGACTAAATAAGTTTATTATTATGCTTTCACTCAAGAATATGCAGCAACATGTGATGTTTATTAAGCATCATAGTACAGAAAAGATTAAATAGCATGCACACAATTAAATGATCTGAATTATGAACAATAGATAGCAACATCTATACTGTACTTAAGCATGATCCTCAAAACATGAAAATGATGATGGACATAGATCAGTGCATTAGCAACAAgtacaaatttatttaaacataaatttatgTGTGCACACATGAATAAAAGAGGAATGGTGATATCAACTTACCAAAGAACTATATCAGTTTCTTCCAAAGATCGATTCTGCTTCACCCATGTTGATAGGCCTTCACCCACACGTGGATTTTGGTTAGGGAACTCTCCTCCAGGAAACATCTCATCGCGTGCATAAGGTGTGACCCAAAGGTTGTGCTTTAAAAAGGCAGCTCTTCTTAAGAATTTGGCCTCAGGACCAGCTAGTGGCAAACAATTTGATCCAGGTACCAGCTTGTACCCTGTCAATTGCCCCATTCTATTGACAGTTCTGGTATTCCTAACCTGGAAAAGAACCATGACTCCTTAGAATTATGATAGGGAAAGGACTACATACAGAAGCAGATAATGTGAAGGCAgcagaaaaaaaaagtataacaAAACCGAGGGGTAAAACGGCTTACAATCCAGTGGCGAGCTGACAGAGGATTACAGGCCCGCATTGCTTCTAACTCTGATTTCAGAACAGTTTCTTCAACATAAAATGCATTATTATGGACATTGTTCTCCCCAGGTTTCTCAACTTTCACGTCCAGCTCAACAACCTAATAACAAGATTTGAAAAAAGAACTATGATAAATTTTCCCTATTGTTCaagatcaaaatcaaaatatttagaCTCAGTTcactaaaaaaaatcagataaaAGTCTAACTACCCATGAAGCAAAGTTTGATCCAAGTAACGTGTCTGTGCGGGTTAATGTAGTGACAAGTAAAGGCCACAAAGTGGAGTCTTGCATATGTTAAACCATGAGAATATCCCATGTCTAAAAGCCACTGCTTCCTAGCATAACTTAGTCACTTGCAAAAAAGTCCACAAATGCAAACAGCAAGTTTCCTAACTTAATGTAATGTACCTGATTGAAAGCTTCGCCAGGCTTGCAATCAACAGCCATGTTCATTCGAGCAACAAAAAAATGTTGATGAACTGGAGCATATAGACCTGGAGCAATGTTTGTGCCATATTTTCGACTCTCTCCTGGTTGCAATGCTCCCAAGCTGAGGATTCCTGTAAGTTTAACTTCAGCTTCAATTTTCCCATCCTATGATCACAAAAGGAAAAATGGAAACATTTGTTAAGAGCATGTAACATAACCAATAGAGAGTCTTGAATACGGACAAGTTAAGTTGTCCATCACAAAATCTAAATCATTATTTCAGAATAATAAGTGCACCCAGCTTGTAGAAAGAGAGCCAAAAGCAGATATAGTATCACAGAAGTCCTACATTTGAGAGCTGGATGAGCGCCAACTTTTGCTACATGGTGTGTATACCATATGAAGGCAAGTAACAACCTTTGTCTTGTACTTATGTTAACCATATTAGTTTCAATCACATTAGTTTAAATAACTGGTCAAGTACCACCCTTAATAAGTAAATTTAGGAGAAAGAATCAGCATATGAACTTGCCTGATAAAAGTGCCAGTAGAATCCATACTCATAATTAGCAACTGTACATATAAAAGACACTGTGAGCCTTCTAGACCTTCGTACTTCTGCTAAACCTGTTCTCCAGTCTTGATGCTTCCATAGAATTCCATGATCCTCTTCATGCAAGCATACACAGTTTTCAATAGTTTCAACGCCTCCTGTGAAGTTTGTGAAGTGGGCATCAAAGTATTTGATATAGCCCAAACAATCACATCCCTGCGATGGAAGTTTAAATTTTAGTCAACTAATAAACAATGATCTTTTGTAGCTTGATGGTAGATGGTAGATGTTTGCAGACCTTTTTAAGTGAATGTGCATTTTTACCAAGGCCATCTTCCCCTGCATCGAAAGCATTCTTCCTGTAATGCGGCTCATTTGGATCTCCATAAGGTACAACCATCTCTACAAAGCTTAACCTGTGGGCCACGGGTCTTCGCCCCCTACTACCATCAACATATGCAACAGAATGTATAACCAAACCCTCTTTGGGAGTGAATCCAATACGAAAATTCCACTGTCAAAAAGCAATGGTAAAGTGAGAACTTTCAGTAAAATATAATGAGCTTAATGAAGagtattaaaaatacaaataagaagcCAACATGTACCTTTTGCCACTCTACAAAGTGACCATTGACACGAAAACTAGGACCTTCAGGCTGAACAATCTGTAAGGGCTTTATGTCACTTCGATCAACACCGCCCCTAGTTTCACCCGCTGTATAGTTTCTCAATGGATCAGCTGGAGGTAAGGGAACAAGCTTACGATCTTCAAACTCGATGACCGTCATGTTCTGCATATCAACAAGCACATAGATGCCATCAACTGGTCGTGCATAACCATTTTCCATAGGGCAGTCGCTTTCAGTTCTGCAGAATATAAGAGGTTTCGCAAGTCTTTTACTAGGAGAATCAGCAGCACTGTGATACCCAACACACCTGTAGCATGCAAAATATCCCAGAACATCAACAAAAACACAGTAGAAATGAGCAATTTCAACACTTTTTAAGCAAAAGAACTCTTATCAAGCTTCGGCTTACCAGGCATCAACCATTACAAGATCCATATCATCAATACCCCTCTTCTTCATTGCCTCTCTAAATGGAGGGAAGTCTTTAACAACAGCTTCACATTCGGCATATTCAACAGCATCCTGGATGTGAGCAGGAAAAAAGTTACACCAGATAACAACAAAAGAGACTACAGGCATAGTACAAACAACAGATAatcaaaaatgaagaaaaggataaaattttCACACATGAAGTGTTGATCCATGTTACAACAACTAGATTTGCAGGGATTagaattaaattacaaattacaaataatttaaatatctgGATAGTATTACATATTATTTCACATATTATTTTCGATTTTATTAATcacaattatatattttgtgaAATTCTCCATACAGGCAAGTCTTTTTGAGTAAAGTAGAAAAAAGATGCATAAGATCAACTTCAATCAACACTCCGTTTCAAATATGCAGCATGGATAAAATCAAGAGAGAACAATAAGGGATAAGAAGACAACCATAGAAGGCTGAACATCTGGCACAACTTGTGAAGTAATTACTTTGCCCCTATGATGTCCACCTCGAGTTACTGCATGTACTTCAGATAGCTCCACAATCCAAACACTTGTCTCGTTTGACCTTTTGTTATAAACAACAAGCCTAGCTCTTCTTGCAGGCAACTTGGTAGGAATTACAGGTGCGCCACCTTTCATTCTAGGAAGCAACGATGGTTGGAAAGGAGGGAAGAAATAAGCATCTGCTAGTGCAACAACCTGTTTATCTGGCTCAAAAAGAACCACTTCCATGAAACGCATGCTATCTCTGACCTGAACAGAAAAACGGCAAGCAGTTCACCATTCATTAGAAACGAAACCAATATTATTCTCAAGAGAAACTATAATGAGATTGTTTAAGAAAACGAAAAAACATAAAAGCAAGGCGAATCAAAGCATAATTAACGACCTCGGGAGTGGCTCCAGCAGCCCGAACAGTTCCCACCGCCACAGAGATTTCAGCAGCAGACAAAGGATCCAGAGGATGGCTGGTTTGAGCCCTCAACATGACTGGGATGATACCAGCTAAACAAATAAAGCAACAAAAAGGATATCAGTCTTTTAAGTTAAACACATTGCAGAACTATCTCTTCAAATTCAAAGTTAGATCAATGTAGTTCTCAAATTTCCGCAGCGATTCAACACTAAATTCCGATATAAGTATAGTCATCATCAAATTTATCTTAAGAACTGCTATATTTTGACAAATCTCACATCTTAACCGTTAAACCGTAGCAAGCCCGTCGATTAAAGAGTAATGAGTTCAGATACataaacaaacatttaaaatcaagTAATGCAGAGTCTATAAGTAAACCACAGTCCATTAATTTAGTACAATATATGCAACAACTGTACCTCTGTATAATGATTACCAACGACATAAGCAGCAATATTGAAGACtcataaatatgttttaaaattataaatataaaccaaaacaaattaaaaaaaacaatagaactgccaaatcattaaaaacaattaaagaaaagtaccgattaagaaacaaaaataaaatataccttTAGTAGCAGGGCTAGTAGAAGGATCGGA is part of the Mercurialis annua linkage group LG3, ddMerAnnu1.2, whole genome shotgun sequence genome and encodes:
- the LOC126673365 gene encoding amine oxidase [copper-containing] zeta, peroxisomal-like; the encoded protein is MASTTKKTTFSSSCCGSDTNSSAAAVVRREAAPAPSSSAVLVANAVQDWSDRTSGKGIDSGNDKKLAAVAVAAKNAAVASLISDPSTSPATKAGIIPVMLRAQTSHPLDPLSAAEISVAVGTVRAAGATPEVRDSMRFMEVVLFEPDKQVVALADAYFFPPFQPSLLPRMKGGAPVIPTKLPARRARLVVYNKRSNETSVWIVELSEVHAVTRGGHHRGKVITSQVVPDVQPSMDAVEYAECEAVVKDFPPFREAMKKRGIDDMDLVMVDAWCVGYHSAADSPSKRLAKPLIFCRTESDCPMENGYARPVDGIYVLVDMQNMTVIEFEDRKLVPLPPADPLRNYTAGETRGGVDRSDIKPLQIVQPEGPSFRVNGHFVEWQKWNFRIGFTPKEGLVIHSVAYVDGSRGRRPVAHRLSFVEMVVPYGDPNEPHYRKNAFDAGEDGLGKNAHSLKKGCDCLGYIKYFDAHFTNFTGGVETIENCVCLHEEDHGILWKHQDWRTGLAEVRRSRRLTVSFICTVANYEYGFYWHFYQDGKIEAEVKLTGILSLGALQPGESRKYGTNIAPGLYAPVHQHFFVARMNMAVDCKPGEAFNQVVELDVKVEKPGENNVHNNAFYVEETVLKSELEAMRACNPLSARHWIVRNTRTVNRMGQLTGYKLVPGSNCLPLAGPEAKFLRRAAFLKHNLWVTPYARDEMFPGGEFPNQNPRVGEGLSTWVKQNRSLEETDIVLWYVFGITHVPRLEDWPVMPVERIGFMLMPHGFFNCSPAVDVPPSVCELDTKDTDVKENGVAKPLSNSLLAKL
- the LOC126675241 gene encoding uncharacterized protein LOC126675241 — translated: MSTASATLTLRSEEEKTLQEELALPILLADRVIKSAQEAESSKQDCSDISKQVDRLSQLLRSSVRLYASTPSLYDRPLRRISSDITKNLDRALTLVRKCKHTGVLRQVFSITSVTDFRKVSNLLESSIADMKWLLSIFECTGSASLSLPPIANDDPILAWVWSYISTIQMGQIKDRVDAANGLASLANDSDRNRKLIVEEFGILPLLKLLKDGYSYSPNAQIAAVNALFSIATNQQRVRLITEFLGVPIIVKVLGDSVTKVQIKVADLIARMVELDTYAQEEFVTQNVTRPLVLLLSTDLDLDLNSSNSSSNNQPAKTSIHSLVQMKNELDYKKTRMNRVTSLNCYLDTSSSKKNAQHKKDGEMVSPEVEFKLKVSCALALWKLSKGSISNSKKITETKGLLCLAKIIEKETGDLQLNCLMTVMEITAVAETNADLRRAAFKTNWPPAMAILDQLLRVIQEEVNDPVLQIPAIRSIGCLARTFPAKETRIVSSLVDQLGNRNVEVATESAIALGKFVCPENFNCGQHSKAIIEFNGVPCLIKLIRNGGDPAKMQGLVLLCYLSLNVGNSKALEEARALNVLEGAARPVIAQYPELRELFASAIHHLILYQAGAHAHGRPCV